The Vidua macroura isolate BioBank_ID:100142 chromosome 4, ASM2450914v1, whole genome shotgun sequence genome window below encodes:
- the ZBTB49 gene encoding zinc finger and BTB domain-containing protein 49 has protein sequence MDTVASHSCHLLQQLHEQRIQGLLCDCMLVVKGVCFKAHKNVLAAFSQYFRTLFQNSSGQKNDVFHLDIKNVGGIGQILDFMYTSHLDLSQDNVQAMLDIAQCLQVQNVLNICHTFLKSSTAVEQAASMPCNSVFSLQNTLGTDTSCAGDSYGTNLLPECSADRQTNKVLAEQHSQSVNLHTPSGDGQKPPQDSLDGNCPELPFKQPNYYYKLRNFYSKQFYKQNACSDHERGAEPSFSYSTSTEINTVENNSCTVNHSECILETSEHLPSNFLVQSASEAAPDQNAENTVMQPTRQMQLKKAVHLKKLNFLRSQKSAEQPPEPLRDDTKITEVIEPVNESTTDTTDGRVSDEKEAEDLVSSENFEQTVEVERSQGPLEQEGQSQTLQSQKQYTCELCGKAFKHPSNLELHKRSHTGEKPFECNICGKHFSQAGNLQTHLRRHSGEKPYICEICGKRFAASGDVQRHIIIHSGEKPHLCDICGRGFSNFSNLKEHKKTHTADKVFTCDECGKSFNMQRKLVKHRIRHTGERPYSCSACGKCFAGSGDLRRHVRTHTGEKPYTCETCNKCFTRSAVLRRHKKMHCKASEEGPNTLEEFTQGIETPDLDKSQSSDSFGPEMSVTLLPVSVKFPIPAAGNSPEFDSSADSYCKLRSMIQHHDSANPEKLGMDSAKLLKAQAQQAPAAPPPYAYPDVDVSAAEEPLQADGIPMIRSSVAGLDGHCTEPLGSRASSAAYKSNEGPFFSSMTLWGLAMKTLQNESELEQ, from the exons GACCCTTTTCCAGAATTCTTCAGGCCAGAAGAATGATGTGTTTCACTTGGACATCAAAAATGTAGGTGGCATAGGCCAGATCCTGGACTTCATGTACACCTCCCACCTGGATCTTAGTCAGGACAATGTACAAGCTATGCTGGACATTGCACAGTGCCTCCAAGTGCAAAATGTGCTGAACATTTGCCACACCTTTTTAAAGTCTTCCACAGCTGtggagcaggcagccagcatGCCGTGTAATAGTGTATTTTCACTGCAGAACACTTTGGGTACAGATaccagctgtgctggtgacagctATGGGACAAACCTATTGCCTGAGTGCTCAGCTGACAGACAAACTAACAAAGTCTTGGCTGAACAGCACTCACAGTCTGTTAATCTGCACACCCCATCAGGTGATGGACAGAAACCACCACAAGATTCCTTAGATGGCAACTGCCCAGAGCTCCCATTTAAACAACCAAATTACTACTATAAACTACGCAACTTCTACAGCAAACAGTTCTATAAACAAAACGCTTGCTCTGATCATGAGAGAGGAGCAGAACCATCCTTTTCTTACAGCACATCcacagaaataaacacagtGGAGAATAATTCTTGCACTGTTAATCACTCTGAGTGTATTCTGGAAACCTCTGAGCATTTACCGTCAAACTTTCTGGTTCAGTCTGCAAGTGAAGCTGCTCCAGACCAAAATGCAGAGAACACCGTTATGCAGCCCACCAGACAGATGCAGCTGAAAAAGGCAGTACACCTCAAAAAGTTAAATTTTCTAAGATCTCAGAaatcagcagagcagccccctgAGCCCCTAAGAGATGACACTAAAATAACAGAAGTAATTGAACCTGTAAATGAAAGTACCACGGACACGACAGATGGTAGAGTTAGTGATGAAAAAGAAGCTGAAGATTTGGTGAGTTCAGAGAATTTTGAACAAACTGTTGAAGTGGAAAGATCTCAAGGTCCTTTGGAACAAGAAGGACAATCACAGACTCTTCAATCACAGAAACAATATACTTGTGAATTATGTGGGAAGGCTTTCAAACATCCAAGCAATTTGGAGCTACATAAAAGGTCTCATACAG gTGAGAAACCTTTTGAATGTAACATTTGTGGGAAACACTTCTCACAG GCAGGTAATCTCCAGACACATTTACGTCGACATTCTGGTGAGAAGCCATACATTTGTGAAATCTGTGGGAAAAG ATTTGCTGCTTCTGGTGATGTTCAGCGTCATATAATTATTCATTCTGGAGAAAAACCTCACCTGTGTGATATCTGTGGCAGAG GTTTCAGTAACTTCAGTAATTTAAAGGAGCACAAAAAGACCCATACAGCAGATAAAGTATTCACCTGTGATGAATGTGGGAAGTCATTTAATATGCAACGAAAATTGGTAAAGCACAGGATAAGGCACACTGGAGAGAGACCATACAGCTGTTCAGCTTGTG GGAAGTGTTTTGCGGGCTCTGGTGACCTGCGCAGGCACGTGAGGACTCACACTGGGGAGAAGCCCTACACCTGTGAGACGTGTAACAAGTGCTTCACGCGCTCGGCTGTGCTGCGGCGGCACAAGAAGATGCACTGCAAAGCCTCTGAGGAGGGGCCCAACACCCTCGAGGAATTTACTCAAGGGATTGAAACGCCTGACCTTGACAAGTCCCAGAGTTCTGACTCTTTTGGCCCAGAGATGTCTGTTACATTGTTACCAGTGTCTGTTAAATTccccattcctgcagctggaaaCTCCCCTGAATTTGACAGTTCTGCGGATTCTTACTGTAAGCTGCGGTCGATGATCCAACACCATGACTCGGCAAACCCAGAGAAACTCGGCATGGATTCTGCTAAACTGCTGAAAGCCCAGGCCCagcaggctccagcagcacccccacCATATGCTTACCCAGATGTGGATGtgtctgcagcagaggagcccTTGCAGGCCGATGGCATTCCCATGATCCGCTCCTCCGTGGCCGGCCTGGACGGCCACTGCACCGAGCCCCTGGGCAGCCGGGCCTCCTCTGCCGCCTACAAGAGTAACGAGGGTCCCTTCTTCTCCAGCATGACCCTCTGGGGCTTGGCCATGAAGACTTTGCAAAATGAAAGCGAATTGGAGCAATGA